CACGCCCTTTACACCCTCACCAATTTCCACGGTGAATCTCGGCCCCTCAAGGATGTCTTTATCGGGCAAAACGGTATCCCCACCGGCACCGGCGATTGCTGTGCCCCAAAGCTGTTCAACCATGCGGCCCGAAGCGGCCTGATCCCCCTCGGCCTGGCGGAATTCTACTGGGGCAGGGAAAACAAATCCAGCAGCCGGCTGCATCGGAGATTTTACCCGTCCTGTGCCGGCAAGTGTCAACCGATTCTGGGTTTTCTCCTGTGTGGCCTGGAATGATTGGACAAATGAAAATCATCTATAGCGATACGCACATCGTTATGGTTGAAAAAACCGGCGGGCTGCTCGCGGTTCCCGGACGTGGTCCGGACAAGCAGGACTGTGTGGAGAGCCGGGTGAAAAAGCTCTATCCCGAATGCATCCCCCAGCCAGCGGCACACCGTCTTGACATGCATACTTCCGGCATCATGGTGCTGGCCCTTACCAGGAAGGCGCATCGGCATCTTTCCATGCAGTTTGAAAATCGCCTGATAAAAAAGCGTTACATCGCCCTGGTTGAGGGGCTGGTTACACAGGATTCAGGGGAGATTCAATTGCCATTCAGACTGGATCCGGACAATCGACCTTATCAGGTTTATGATCCGGTGCATGGCAAGATCGGGGTCAGCCGCTGGCGAAAAATCGCCACGGAAGGAAGCAGGACACGCATTGAATT
The window above is part of the Pseudomonadota bacterium genome. Proteins encoded here:
- a CDS encoding RluA family pseudouridine synthase — its product is MIGQMKIIYSDTHIVMVEKTGGLLAVPGRGPDKQDCVESRVKKLYPECIPQPAAHRLDMHTSGIMVLALTRKAHRHLSMQFENRLIKKRYIALVEGLVTQDSGEIQLPFRLDPDNRPYQVYDPVHGKIGVSRWRKIATEGSRTRIEFTPLTGRTHQLRLHASHEKGIGFPIVGDQLYGTGRDGDQLLLHASYLEFLHPETGET